A window from Roseburia sp. 499 encodes these proteins:
- a CDS encoding CPCC family cysteine-rich protein, producing MKRCPCCGYLTIDDTNELITDICDVCFWQYDEVAQNMPDRIIGANKVSLNTAKKNYKLFGATEERFINMVRQPYEDEI from the coding sequence ATGAAAAGATGTCCATGTTGTGGTTACTTAACTATTGATGATACAAATGAATTAATTACAGATATTTGTGATGTTTGCTTTTGGCAATATGATGAAGTGGCTCAAAATATGCCCGATAGAATTATTGGAGCAAATAAGGTGTCATTGAATACTGCTAAGAAGAATTATAAGTTATTTGGAGCCACAGAAGAACGTTTTATAAATATGGTTCGTCAACCATATGAGGATGAGATATAG
- the phoU gene encoding phosphate signaling complex protein PhoU → MRNRFDRQLEQLNNELIEMGNLIEQAIQTAVNALVRKDVQAAKEAIAFDQEVDRQERDIEALCMKLLLQQQPVARDLRLISAALKMITDMERIGDQASDISEITIALADEPYVKDLTLIPQMAMETTLMVTHSVEAFVQKDLKLAQSVIDNDDVVDDLFSEIKSTLIELIRTNAEHSEQATDLLMVAKYFERIGDHATNIAEWVIYSITGQHESVGEQKEKK, encoded by the coding sequence ATGAGAAATCGTTTTGACAGACAATTAGAACAACTGAATAATGAGTTAATCGAAATGGGAAATCTGATTGAACAGGCAATTCAAACAGCGGTAAATGCTTTGGTGCGTAAAGATGTGCAGGCAGCAAAAGAGGCCATTGCTTTTGACCAGGAAGTAGATCGCCAGGAGCGGGATATTGAAGCTCTTTGTATGAAACTTTTATTGCAGCAGCAGCCGGTGGCAAGGGATCTTCGTTTGATTTCCGCAGCGTTGAAGATGATTACAGATATGGAACGTATCGGAGACCAGGCATCTGATATCTCAGAGATTACCATTGCATTGGCAGATGAGCCGTATGTGAAAGATTTAACATTGATTCCGCAGATGGCAATGGAAACAACATTGATGGTAACACACAGTGTAGAAGCTTTTGTTCAGAAAGACCTAAAGTTAGCGCAGTCTGTGATTGACAATGATGATGTAGTAGATGATTTATTCAGCGAGATAAAGTCAACCTTAATTGAACTGATTCGAACCAATGCAGAGCATAGTGAGCAGGCAACCGATCTCCTTATGGTAGCAAAATACTTTGAGCGTATTGGCGACCATGCCACGAATATTGCAGAGTGGGTGATTTATTCTATTACCGGACAGCATGAATCGGTAGGGGAGCAAAAAGAAAAAAAATAA
- the pstB gene encoding phosphate ABC transporter ATP-binding protein PstB, translated as MIKQPTPKINISGLDLYYGDFHALKNVNLPILSNEITAFIGPSGCGKSTLLKSLNRMNDLVEGCKITGEVTLDGTDIYHNIDTNELRKRVGMVFQKPNPFPMSVYDNIAYGPRTHGIRNKAKLDEIVEKSLRDAAIWDEVKDRLKKSALGLSGGQQQRICIARALAVNPEVILMDEPTSALDPISTSKIEDLVIELKKDYTIVMVTHNMQQATRVSDKTVFFLLGEIIEHGETEKMFSVPQDKRTEDYITGRFG; from the coding sequence ATGATAAAACAACCAACACCTAAAATTAATATTAGTGGGCTGGACTTATATTATGGAGATTTTCATGCGTTAAAAAATGTAAATCTTCCAATCTTGTCCAATGAGATTACCGCTTTTATCGGACCTTCCGGATGTGGAAAGTCCACCTTATTAAAGTCCTTAAATCGTATGAATGATTTGGTAGAAGGATGTAAAATTACCGGAGAAGTGACACTGGATGGTACAGATATTTATCACAATATAGATACCAATGAACTGCGTAAGCGTGTTGGTATGGTATTTCAGAAGCCGAATCCGTTTCCGATGAGTGTTTATGACAATATTGCATATGGCCCTCGTACTCATGGAATTCGCAATAAGGCAAAGCTAGATGAAATTGTGGAGAAGTCCTTAAGAGATGCTGCTATCTGGGATGAAGTAAAGGATCGTTTGAAAAAGAGCGCGTTAGGTCTTTCCGGTGGACAGCAGCAGAGAATCTGTATTGCTCGTGCCCTTGCAGTTAATCCTGAAGTTATTCTGATGGATGAACCAACTTCTGCCTTAGACCCGATTTCAACGTCTAAGATAGAGGATTTAGTCATAGAGTTAAAGAAGGATTATACTATTGTAATGGTAACCCATAATATGCAGCAGGCAACCCGTGTTTCCGATAAGACAGTATTTTTCTTATTGGGTGAAATTATAGAGCATGGTGAAACTGAAAAGATGTTTTCAGTTCCTCAGGATAAGAGAACAGAAGACTACATTACAGGAAGGTTTGGTTAA
- the pstA gene encoding phosphate ABC transporter permease PstA, which yields MKDQKISKGKRGPLSWILYILVMGAALITFSALIFLIVYILWNGIPHIKPSLFAWEYNSENVSLMPALINTLLITIVTLIVAVPIGIGSAIYMVEYAKKGNKIVKVVRITAETLSGIPSIVYGLFGMLFFVTTLKFRLSLLAGALTLAIMILPLIMRTTEEALKSVPDSYREGSFGLGAGRVRTIFRIVLPAAVPGILSGIILAIGRIVGETAALMYTAGTVTEVVSGKGLSWLMDSGRTLAYHMYALSSEGFHTDEAYATAVVLLVIVMIINWISNRIAKKIAKV from the coding sequence ATGAAAGACCAGAAAATTAGCAAAGGAAAACGTGGTCCTTTGTCCTGGATATTGTATATCCTGGTAATGGGGGCGGCGCTCATTACTTTTTCCGCATTGATTTTCCTTATTGTATATATCCTCTGGAATGGAATTCCACATATCAAGCCAAGTCTTTTTGCATGGGAATATAACAGTGAGAATGTATCGCTGATGCCGGCGCTGATTAATACGCTTTTGATTACCATTGTTACTCTAATTGTAGCAGTGCCTATTGGAATTGGTTCAGCTATTTATATGGTGGAATATGCGAAAAAAGGAAATAAGATTGTAAAGGTCGTAAGAATTACAGCAGAGACTTTGTCTGGTATTCCTTCTATTGTATATGGTCTGTTCGGTATGTTATTTTTTGTAACAACATTGAAATTCCGTCTTTCTCTATTGGCGGGTGCACTGACGCTGGCAATCATGATTTTGCCATTGATTATGAGAACCACAGAGGAGGCTTTAAAATCCGTACCGGATTCTTACCGTGAGGGAAGCTTTGGGCTTGGTGCCGGACGGGTTCGTACCATTTTCAGAATTGTACTTCCGGCAGCTGTTCCCGGAATTCTTTCCGGTATTATTCTTGCTATCGGGCGTATCGTAGGTGAGACAGCAGCTCTTATGTACACAGCCGGAACGGTTACAGAAGTAGTAAGCGGAAAAGGACTTTCCTGGTTAATGGATTCCGGACGTACCCTTGCTTATCATATGTATGCATTATCATCAGAAGGTTTCCATACAGATGAAGCCTATGCAACTGCAGTTGTCCTTTTGGTTATTGTTATGATAATCAACTGGATTTCAAATCGTATTGCAAAGAAAATTGCGAAAGTATAA
- the pstC gene encoding phosphate ABC transporter permease subunit PstC — MRKLKENFAHVIFFIAALTSILAVLLICVFLFANGIPAMKEIGFFSFLTGTKWAPNNSPASFGIFPMIIGSLYITAGAIIVGVPIGILTAVFMAHFCPPKIYGPLKAAVDLLAGIPSVVYGFFGLVVLVPFMRGLFSKLGCSGTSILTASLLLGLMILPTIIGVSESAIRAVPESYYEGALALGATHERSVFFTVVPAAKSGIMAGVILGVGRAIGETMAVIMVAGNQARIPNSIFQGVRTLTANIVIEMGYAADLHRQALIATGVVLFVFILIINLLFSILNRRNEA; from the coding sequence ATGCGAAAATTAAAAGAAAATTTTGCACATGTTATTTTTTTCATAGCAGCACTTACCTCTATTTTGGCGGTTCTGCTGATTTGTGTATTCCTATTTGCAAATGGAATACCGGCTATGAAGGAAATTGGTTTTTTCTCATTTTTGACAGGAACAAAATGGGCACCAAATAATTCTCCGGCGTCTTTTGGAATTTTTCCTATGATTATCGGAAGTCTCTATATCACTGCAGGAGCAATTATTGTAGGTGTGCCAATTGGTATTTTAACAGCAGTTTTTATGGCACATTTTTGTCCACCGAAAATATATGGTCCACTAAAAGCTGCCGTAGACCTTCTTGCGGGGATTCCTTCCGTTGTATATGGATTCTTTGGTCTGGTGGTATTAGTGCCTTTTATGCGTGGACTGTTTTCAAAGTTAGGATGTAGCGGAACCAGTATTTTGACAGCTTCATTGTTGCTGGGACTGATGATTCTTCCAACAATTATTGGAGTTAGTGAATCAGCAATCCGTGCTGTGCCGGAAAGCTATTATGAGGGAGCGTTGGCACTTGGAGCAACACATGAAAGAAGTGTGTTTTTTACTGTAGTTCCGGCTGCAAAGTCTGGTATTATGGCAGGTGTTATCTTGGGAGTCGGACGTGCAATCGGAGAAACTATGGCAGTTATTATGGTAGCTGGAAATCAGGCGCGTATTCCGAATAGTATTTTCCAGGGAGTGCGTACACTTACTGCAAATATTGTAATCGAGATGGGATATGCGGCAGACTTACATAGACAGGCATTAATTGCTACCGGTGTCGTATTATTTGTATTTATTTTAATTATCAACTTGCTGTTTTCCATTTTGAATAGGAGGAATGAAGCATGA
- a CDS encoding substrate-binding domain-containing protein gives MKKFIVALMITAMTATAMVGCGSENNAAANNKANTENDANAEDNADEEEETDASGVTGPITVVSREDGSGTRGAFIELFGIEEKDDAGNKVDHTTEEAVIANSTEIVLSNVAGDPNAIGYVSLGSLSDEVKALKIDGAEATVDNIKSGTYKISRPFNIATNGAPSDAAQDFINFILSAEGQKVVEEKGYIASVDNAESFESTGVSGKVVIAGSSSVTPVMEKLKEAYEKVNPDVEIEINQSDSTTGLQAAMDGTADIGMASRELKDSESSLTPTVIAIDGIAVVVNNENTVDEMTADEVKAIFTGETTTW, from the coding sequence ATGAAAAAATTCATCGTAGCTCTTATGATTACTGCAATGACAGCTACCGCAATGGTTGGGTGTGGTTCTGAAAACAATGCAGCAGCAAACAACAAGGCAAACACAGAAAATGATGCAAATGCAGAAGACAATGCAGACGAGGAAGAAGAGACAGACGCATCAGGTGTAACTGGACCAATTACTGTTGTATCTCGTGAGGATGGTTCAGGAACAAGAGGTGCATTCATTGAATTATTCGGAATTGAAGAAAAAGATGATGCAGGAAATAAGGTTGACCATACTACAGAAGAAGCTGTAATTGCAAACAGTACAGAAATCGTTTTATCTAATGTTGCAGGTGACCCAAATGCAATCGGATATGTATCTCTTGGTTCTTTAAGTGACGAAGTAAAGGCATTAAAGATTGATGGAGCAGAAGCTACTGTAGATAATATCAAGAGTGGTACATATAAAATCTCCAGACCATTTAACATTGCAACAAACGGAGCTCCAAGTGATGCAGCTCAGGATTTCATCAACTTTATCTTAAGTGCAGAAGGACAGAAAGTAGTAGAAGAAAAAGGATATATTGCATCTGTTGATAATGCGGAAAGCTTCGAAAGCACCGGAGTTTCCGGAAAAGTTGTAATCGCTGGTTCTTCTTCAGTAACACCGGTTATGGAAAAATTAAAAGAAGCTTATGAAAAAGTAAATCCAGATGTAGAAATCGAAATCAACCAGAGCGATTCTACCACAGGTTTACAGGCAGCAATGGATGGAACAGCTGATATCGGAATGGCTTCCAGAGAATTAAAAGATAGCGAAAGCTCTTTAACACCTACTGTTATCGCAATTGACGGTATTGCAGTAGTAGTAAATAATGAAAACACTGTTGACGAAATGACAGCAGACGAAGTTAAGGCAATCTTCACAGGTGAAACAACCACTTGGTAA